From Triticum urartu cultivar G1812 chromosome 2, Tu2.1, whole genome shotgun sequence, a single genomic window includes:
- the LOC125537351 gene encoding uncharacterized protein LOC125537351, with protein MPPPPATLPDELLEEILLRLPPGDPGCLFRASLVCKPWRSRLTGPAFSRLYREFHGAPPLLGFFENDETVFCWFAPLTPTSPFLPVHPGRCDLFTLDARHGLVLLNTLGGHGEPVCLIMWDPICHRQWRLPLPEFVDYPTVPDCAAAVLCADDGCDHIDCHGNPFRVVYVGTDEEGVAQACVYSSEDRSWSSVTPCEHPDLPMHVISSQPNALVGDAVYFLCHQETFILQYDLLNQELSMIYWPPLPKCKCGEYILMPTEDGVLGCATLKDSKLELWSMEAGTDGAVKWAIRRVVVLENLLPSPPRYAISCANGVDVFFVRTDLGTFTVELNSGRVKKVSNSTHIIPYMSFYTPDQAGGIKPPSAMASSSESVEKARDEHHDLLRPHSSGNLGFEKEKWVEKGKEDCECEEDGWEEEAEEEDWEWNGDKAQELFDEGSKAIEEGQLVHAEDCFYTALRSRVLYYGRLSPMCISTYYKYGYALLYKARAEIAPYQDWRKSRTSRDDTGSSKASGSNVREGDTEKDLDLAWKMLHIAKAILEKSPCDPIVEVLTYCSLAEVSMEREDIHYSLSAWFKALAILEHLIEPDHSRIILINFHIFLAFKSASKIGDAVPYAAKVISFIKSRMQKLNKAYDAFLAVEGDNTPGAEVSSEKSSLDNDKEFIAALLNEVEEQVNKSVPSCNLDGLPHEPNNTVVLYEELKHV; from the exons atgccgccgccgccggcgacgcTGCCGGACGAGCTCCTCGAGGAGAtcctcctccgcctcccgccGGGCGACCCCGGGTGCCTCTTCCGCGCCTCCCTCGTCTGCAAGCCCTGGCGCAGCCGCCTCACCGGCCCCGCCTTCTCCCGCCTCTACCGCGAGTTCCACGGGGCGCCTCCCTTGCTGGGATTCTTCGAGAACGACGAGACGGTCTTCTGCTGGTTCGCTCCCTTGACCCCCACCTCCCCCTTCCTCCCGGTCCACCCCGGCCGGTGTGATCTCTTCACGCTCGACGCTCGCCATGGCCTCGTCCTCTTAAATACTCTCGGCGGGCACGGCGAACCTGTGTGCCTCATCATGTGGGACCCCATTTGCCACCGCCAGTGGCGACTGCCCTTGCCCGAGTTCGTGGACTATCCAACCGTCCCGGACTGCGCGGCGGCGGTGCTCTGCGCCGACGATGGCTGCGACCACATCGACTGCCATGGCAACCCCTTCCGTGTGGTCTACGTGGGCACCGATGAAGAGGGGGTCGCGCAAGCTTGCGTCTACTCTTCAGAGGACCGTTCCTGGAGCTCCGTGACACCTTGTGAGCACCCTGACTTGCCCATGCACGTCATTAGCTCTCAGCCCAATGCCCTTGTAGGAGATGCAGTCTATTTCTTGTGCCATCAGGAAACGTTCATCCTGCAGTATGACTTGCTCAACCAGGAACTATCAATGATTTACTGGCCACCCTTGCCAAAGTGCAAGTGCGGCGAATATATCCTTATGCCCACAGAGGACGGTGTGCTGGGGTGTGCCACCCTGAAGGACTCCAAGCTCGAATTATGGTCGATGGAGGCTGGCACAGACGGAGCTGTGAAATGGGCAATACGTAGAGTCGTGGTGCTCGAGAACTTGCTACCCTCTCCGCCCAGATATGCGATCAGCTGTGCCAATGGAGTTGATGTCTTTTTCGTGCGGACAGATCTTGGCACCTTCACAGTTGAGCTTAATTCAGGCCGAGTGAAGAAGGTATCCAACAGCACTCACATCATCCCCTACATGAGTTTCTACACTCCAG ATCAAGCTGGGGGTATAAAGCCTCCATCAGCCATGGCTTCCTCCTCAGAGAGCGTTGAGAAGGCCCGAGACGAGCACCATGATCTGCTGCGGCCACACTCAAGTGGGAATCTGGGCTTTGAGAAGGAGAAATGGGTAGAGAAGGGCAAGGAGGATTGTGAATGTGAGGAGGATGGatgggaggaggaggccgaggaaGAGGATTGGGAATGGAATGGGGATAAAGCTCAGGAGCTGTTTGACGAGGGGTCCAAGGCCATCGAGGAAGGGCAATTGGTCCACGCCGAGGACTGTTTCTACACTGCCCTTAGGAGCAG GGTGTTATATTATGGGAGACTTTCTCCAATGTGTATTAGCACATATTACAAATATGGATATGCTTTGCTGTACAAAGCTCGAGCCGAGATTGCACCATATCAAGACTGGCGGAAGAGTAGAACTAGCAGAGATGATACTGGAAGCTCAAAGGCATCTGGTAGTAATGTAAGGGAAGGTGATACTGAAAAAG ATTTGGATCTGGCCTGGAAAATGTTGCATATTGCGAAGGCAATACTTGAAAAGAGTCCTTGCGATCCTATTGTGGAAGTCCTTACATATTGTTCTCTTGCTGAAGTTTCTATGGAAAGAG AAGACATACACTACTCACTCAGTGCTTGGTTCAAAGCTTTAGCCATCTTGGAGCATTTGATTGAGCCTGACCATAGTCGGATTATCTTAAT AAACTTCCACATATTTCTGGCCTTCAAGTCTGCATCCAAGATTGGAGATGCGGTTCCATATGCTGCAAAGGTTATTTCATTCATCAAGTCACGTATGCAGAAGCTGAATAAGGCCTACGATGCTTTCTTGGCTGTTGAAGGTGATAATACTCCTGGTGCTGAAGTTAGCTCAGAAAAATCCTCGCTGGACAATGACAAAGAATTCATTGCTGCCTTACTCAATGAAGTAGAGGAGCAGGTAAATAAGTCAGTTCCTTCATGTAATCTGGATGGCTTACCTCATGAACCTAATAATACCGTAGTACTGTATGAAGAACTAAAACATGTTTGA